One Drosophila ananassae strain 14024-0371.13 chromosome XR, ASM1763931v2, whole genome shotgun sequence genomic window, atatatagctattattttttaaactacaTCTTTTACAGGGTATTGAGAAAAGGTTGCAAAGGAAGGCCTTCATATGTGACCTCAATTTACTTGATTTTCTCTTGTCAATTAAAGCACTTCAAGGACGAAAGTGAAACGATTTTCTGGCCATTTAAAAGGCAAATTAAGGGATAAATGAAGCAAAATACATTTAAATCCTATATCCATTACCTTTCGACTATCCTTTGGCTGTGATCCTTGGCTGGGAATGGTCTCTCCACTCCATTAGTTTAATTGAAAACAAAGGGGGGGTCCGAAAAAAAGGCGCAGCCTAATGCAATTAACCAATTAGAGGAATAATATTTGCCATGAAATATGAGGgaagccaaaaaaaaggataaaaggaCAATGAAATATAGACTTTATAGAGTGGAGAGCTCAACCCCTTAACACTCTGTTCCATAAACtaactaaaaatatttattaataatttattttgaattttttccaGGAACTGGTGGCCATTTCTCCGGAACGTCGCAACTGGCGGGGCATCTTTATTGCCCTGCTGGTCATCGCCGCCGTCTTCAGCCTGATCATATTCTCGATCTTCCTGCTGTCGCCCGAGGACGAGGGCCTGCGCATCCGAGGACGCCGCATGCTCCCCAGCGATATCCTTGGCCGGAGTCTACAATGGAAGCCCTTCAACGGCACTTGGAGCAAtggtttgtttttattttacttttattagtttatattttatttaaatatttatatttttgtatttatttctaGGTCGAGAGCTCATTTATCGGGACCCTACAGGCGGTTTGTCCATTCTCAACATGGCAGACCTCACAACACGCATTCTTATGACCAACTCCACATTTGTAAGTATATTTAAGGATATATTTTACATTATAATTAAGGATTACAACGCCACACACTCTAGCATGTATGTAGTTCTAAATAGCCTACCATTTTATGTCGTTTTTAGAGAAAAGCGACATaagtgatttatttttatttatgttaaaATTATTGCTTCGTTACTTTCCAATTTTTTAATCAATCCTTAATAGATTAAAAgacttttatttaataattgcaAGTCTTAGAACGACATAAAGTCTCCAAAAACCCTTCAATAGTATGTCGCTCTAAAAAGAATACAAATTTATGTAGCTTTTGAATTAAAGTCTCTAGATGACACTTTTATCAGTTTAACTCTTAAATGTATTTAACTTATTTTTCAgtattttacttttatttattttaaaaattaatcttttagatttttattaattatatttttatcgTTTTCAGCGACAACTGAATGCGGAATCATTTCTCGTGGCACCAGACCAAAAATATGTCCTCCTGCAATCGGACACCAATGCCGAGGGCTCTAGGTAAGTTCCTCCATCCCTTCCACGTAACTTGAAGCATTTAGTTCGAGTGTAATTATATTGGGGAattgaaaaatgtataatcTGGCAAAGACATTAGTTAATTTGATAAGAAAACAGACGAGTGTGTGATATTTTATCGCTTCCGCAGACATCACGTATACGAGGTGCAGACGGCAAACACATTTCCGCTGGGACCCACCGAGAACATTGCGGAGGCGCCCCGCCTCCAGCACGTGGTATGGGCACCGGCCaacccaccaccacccctGGCGGCGCCACCACCTCCCCCGGGCAGTGTCCTTGCCAGTCCTACCACCACCTCCACCCTCGCCCCCCTGCCCAGCGGCAGTATCATTCTGAACAGTTTGGCTGGCGCTGCGAATGGGGCAGCGTCCGGTGGTGGCAATGGAGGCGGACCAGCCGGTGGGAGTGGTTCGGGAGTTGGAACtggagcaggaggagcaggaggccCAAATTCAAATGGAAAAACTGGCGGCTATACCCTGAATCAGGCCATAGCCTTTGTCCATCACAACGACATCTACTACAAGCCAAAAGTCCAGGGCGAACTCGTTTGCCGGATAACACAAACGGGGGGCGGCAGTGAATGGGGGCAGGGCTATCCGGATGAGGCGGCGCCCACGGGGGGCGTGGTCTACAACGGTGTACCGGACTGGACATACGAGAATGTTCCGGAGCTGGAGAGTCGACGGAGCAGCATGGAATTCTCACCGGATGGACTTTATTTGGCGTATATTACTTACAATGACAGCGAAGTGAACGAATACAAGTGAGTGTTGGGCTTAGGGAGGTGCTACTGTAGTTTTAAGTTTTatcttttgaattttaaaatagtAGAGTGGGGAGGGGGCTTCTTCAAGCATTTTTCTCAGTGTTATTAATGAGATTATGATGTGTATTTAAGTGCCTTTCtatgtccgcctgtccgtctgtgcgccaaaataaaaagtagcttattatttatgttttctaATTGttaaattatgaattttatttaaaaaagtgtgTTCTATAAACCACTTTCTATGCTTGAATTATTCCAGCTTCACAATTAtgtctattttttgttaaaatgcGAActatttctttgtttctctgtccgtttgtccgccaaaatcaaatattaaagtcttaaatcttttataataattatttaaaattttttttttatcagagAATACTACAATCTATTCTATTCCTATTTGTTTGTGAAGAAAAAAGGACTAAGTCCAAGTcataatattgttttttgtccgtctgtccgcttgtccgtcaaaatattaattttaataaaaattatacccCTCCCCCTCAAAACCCAGTATTAATAAACCCCCTTCCCTTTTCAGATACACCTGGATGGGGGATGACATCAAATATCCTGCCGTTCTGAGCCAGCGTTACCCCAAAACCGGCTCCCGCAATCCCAATGTGACCGTGAACGTGGTGAACCTCTCCGTGATCAAGTACATATTCCCCACCCAGATCAAGCTGCCCGCCGACCTGGCCAATGGAAGTTACGTGGGCGGCCTAACCTGGGCCTCGACCATCGATCTCTCGGTGACGGTCACCAATCGAGAGCAGACCAAGGCCACAACAGTGTTGTGCCGGGCACCGCACTTCCATTGCCAGGCGGTGCACACGGAGGTGACCATCAACGATGGCTGGGTGCTGCCCTCGGAGCGACCGGTATTCTCCGCCCGGAATCAGTTGATTTCCCAGCAAAAACAGaaccaaaaaatgcaacaaccACCGGAGGAGCCTCCGGCCGAGCAGCAAATGAACCTAACGATGGAGGCCACCGGCAGCACCACCCATGAAATCAGCAACGGGGGCTACCTCCTGAAGAGATTGCCGGTGCGGGATGGGGAGCACGGTCACTACCGGCACGTGGTTTTCATCTCCTCCCTGGATCGCAGGCCAGTGCCCCTCACCATGGGACGGTTCGAGGTGACGGAGATTATCGGTTGGGATGAGCCGCATGAGATAGTCTACTTCATGGCCGCCCCGGAGAAACGGCCGGGGGAGCGACATCTCTACAAGATCAGCCTCAAGCTGAATGTCACGGAGTCGAACCGAACGTACATTACGTCCACCCCGCCCACCTGTCTCACCTGCGACAACACCGAGTCCACCTACCGCCTGCACCGGGCCCGGATATCCCAGCGCGGCGATCGCTGGGAGGATATTGTGGCGCGCTTGGAGCCGGACGACTGTCTCTACGATATACCCAAGAACTGTCTCTACAACCGGGTGCAGTTCAGCCAGGACTACAGCTACTACGTCCAGGAGTGCCTGGGCCCGGAGGCGCCCAGTGTCTACCTGGTGGAGACGGCCAGCAACGACAAGATCTATGTCCTTAATGCCGGTGACGTCCTGCGGCATCGACTCTCCCAGCTGGCCGTGCCCCAGATGCGAACGTTCAGTGTGGAGATCCGGCATGGCTTCCACGCCCAGGTGCGCCTCTTCCTGCCCCCGGGAATGCGCGAGGAGGAGGATGTGGCTTTCCCGTTGGTGTTGCACGTGTAAgtacatttttataatttttttacactttaaataataaataagataTGCTAGCTCTATGTATAAATACTAATTTAACAACAAAAcagttaaaaatatatcaaatcttaaagataaaaaataagttaataaaattaattcataatttataataactaattatatttttaaataataatatattttaattatttaaaaaaaaaaaaacaataattaaacTCACCGGTTCCACTGTATTTACAATTACATGTATTTTACACTTATTTACATACATGTAAAGTATGTGGCGCATGTTTCATCGCATCCATAATATAACGGTACTTTGCAGTGGGGTCTCTTCTGGACTGGCAATTCTCCCCTCTCTCACCCACAAACTCTCAATAAAGAGCGGTGGGGCACAAGCCACAGCATATTTAAAAATCTGCCTTAAAACACAAAATTATAGAGTTattatatgaaaaaaattaaatttaaaacaaaaacacacaaaacacaaaaggAAACACGTAAATACTGACAAAGAGAggattaaaattatttaat contains:
- the LOC6504503 gene encoding inactive dipeptidyl peptidase 10, which gives rise to MVEIQKPHSALKRPSLKRETVVVNNSAPTIKKVTLVPKDEELVAISPERRNWRGIFIALLVIAAVFSLIIFSIFLLSPEDEGLRIRGRRMLPSDILGRSLQWKPFNGTWSNGRELIYRDPTGGLSILNMADLTTRILMTNSTFRQLNAESFLVAPDQKYVLLQSDTNAEGSRHHVYEVQTANTFPLGPTENIAEAPRLQHVVWAPANPPPPLAAPPPPPGSVLASPTTTSTLAPLPSGSIILNSLAGAANGAASGGGNGGGPAGGSGSGVGTGAGGAGGPNSNGKTGGYTLNQAIAFVHHNDIYYKPKVQGELVCRITQTGGGSEWGQGYPDEAAPTGGVVYNGVPDWTYENVPELESRRSSMEFSPDGLYLAYITYNDSEVNEYKYTWMGDDIKYPAVLSQRYPKTGSRNPNVTVNVVNLSVIKYIFPTQIKLPADLANGSYVGGLTWASTIDLSVTVTNREQTKATTVLCRAPHFHCQAVHTEVTINDGWVLPSERPVFSARNQLISQQKQNQKMQQPPEEPPAEQQMNLTMEATGSTTHEISNGGYLLKRLPVRDGEHGHYRHVVFISSLDRRPVPLTMGRFEVTEIIGWDEPHEIVYFMAAPEKRPGERHLYKISLKLNVTESNRTYITSTPPTCLTCDNTESTYRLHRARISQRGDRWEDIVARLEPDDCLYDIPKNCLYNRVQFSQDYSYYVQECLGPEAPSVYLVETASNDKIYVLNAGDVLRHRLSQLAVPQMRTFSVEIRHGFHAQVRLFLPPGMREEEDVAFPLVLHVDASPGSQLVTERFHVDWNWYLASQRSFIVAQIDGRGSGYQGELLRTQVHGKLGTVEVEDQLGVLTYLRDNLKFIDPLRICAFGWGYGGYASAMMLIDDSQQVLQCAVAINPIVNFGFHYSFFTERYIPLKGDYLRALQEADLTMKAGNIKGRNLMLMHGTADTLVHQEHTLMLVRALVEQQVKFRHQVYPDEDHGIGRSLSHVYKTMEWYFDECFGPVDDNEWDPTGLFVFKQ